Proteins from one Mycobacterium sp. EPa45 genomic window:
- a CDS encoding protoporphyrinogen oxidase, with the protein MGRRYCVVGGGISGLVAAYRLRTLAGPDADITVFDPADRLGGILRTERIAGQSMDIGAEAFVVRRPEVPALLAELGLAGRQISTTGVRPTIYSQGRLHPLPPDTVNGIPTSAASVAGLVDDATIAQIAAEPSRPMHWRVGADPAVGAVVADRFGEQVVARSVDPMLSGVYAGSAATIGIRSAVPTLAAALDAGAGSLTEAGRRALPGSTRGPVFGAIDGGYQVLLDVLVTRSRLHWVQASIQHIAPDGTGWNLCDDEGKYWRADGVIVAVPAPRLAPLVAEVAPDAAAAAERIPVASAAVLALAVPGGTPLPAQSGVLVASGEPLHAKAITLSTRKWGTRGNAELLRLSFGRFGDDIARKTSDTDLQSWALADVSTVFGIAVDPVDVRVHRWLDAMPQYAPGHRELAAALRAGLPPTLAIAGNYLDGIGVPACVGVAGRAAEGVVAATSRR; encoded by the coding sequence ATAGGACGGCGTTATTGCGTTGTCGGGGGCGGCATTTCGGGCTTGGTCGCAGCCTACCGACTGCGCACACTGGCCGGCCCGGACGCCGACATCACCGTGTTCGATCCGGCCGACCGGCTCGGCGGCATCCTGCGCACCGAACGGATCGCGGGCCAGTCGATGGACATCGGGGCCGAGGCATTCGTCGTGCGTCGCCCGGAAGTGCCTGCGCTGTTGGCCGAACTGGGATTGGCCGGCCGCCAGATCAGCACTACCGGAGTCCGCCCGACGATCTACAGCCAGGGTCGCCTGCATCCGCTGCCGCCCGACACCGTCAACGGCATCCCGACGTCCGCGGCGTCGGTGGCCGGACTGGTCGACGACGCCACGATCGCGCAGATAGCCGCCGAACCCAGCCGCCCGATGCACTGGCGGGTCGGCGCCGACCCTGCCGTCGGCGCCGTGGTCGCCGACCGGTTCGGCGAACAGGTCGTCGCCCGCTCGGTGGACCCGATGCTGTCCGGTGTCTATGCCGGTTCGGCGGCCACCATCGGCATCCGCTCTGCGGTGCCGACGCTGGCCGCCGCACTCGATGCGGGGGCCGGCAGCCTGACCGAGGCCGGCCGGCGCGCGCTGCCGGGCAGCACGCGTGGCCCGGTGTTCGGCGCGATCGACGGTGGCTACCAGGTGCTGCTGGACGTGCTGGTGACACGCAGCCGGCTGCACTGGGTGCAGGCGTCGATACAGCACATCGCGCCCGACGGGACGGGCTGGAACCTGTGCGATGACGAGGGCAAGTACTGGCGTGCCGACGGCGTGATCGTGGCCGTGCCGGCCCCGCGGCTGGCGCCGCTGGTGGCCGAGGTCGCGCCCGACGCGGCCGCGGCGGCCGAGCGGATTCCGGTCGCCTCCGCGGCGGTGCTCGCACTGGCGGTCCCCGGCGGTACGCCACTGCCCGCGCAGTCCGGCGTGCTGGTCGCCAGCGGAGAACCCTTGCACGCCAAAGCGATAACGCTGTCCACCCGCAAGTGGGGGACGCGCGGCAACGCCGAATTGCTGCGGTTGTCGTTCGGGCGGTTCGGTGATGACATCGCGCGAAAGACCTCCGACACCGACCTACAGTCCTGGGCACTGGCCGATGTGTCGACGGTGTTCGGCATCGCGGTGGATCCGGTGGATGTCCGGGTGCACCGCTGGTTGGACGCGATGCCGCAGTATGCGCCCGGCCACCGCGAGCTGGCCGCCGCACTGCGGGCCGGGCTGCCACCCACCCTGGCGATCGCGGGCAACTACCTGGACGGCATCGGGGTGCCCGCATGTGTAGGGGTGGCCGGGCGGGCAGCCGAGGGTGTGGTGGCGGCCACCAGCCGCCGATAG